In Leptospira harrisiae, a genomic segment contains:
- the dprA gene encoding DNA-processing protein DprA, which translates to MVVSILGHPRITSFLRRTKIWRNFKSFSELYLTLPQYFEEDFWNQCLSECIQWEKSKDIHWKLVSFYDPEYPKNLKEIYDPPFVFVCLGNVQLLQSSLVAIVGTRKSSPVSLSATRKLVELLSINKDLAVVSGMALGIDRQAFFSALDLNVPVIGVLGTTLGMEYPPGNRDLYKRIKEDPNQLLITEFLLKTEPAKWTFPKRNRVISGLSDKVYIMESGRKSGTISTAYSAMEQNREIFVFDHPKQFDNEGGKLLIRQGAQRLFSEMKIPKEKMILESKEMSYEEWKNKRTIPSGIRRDGEWDLDLTL; encoded by the coding sequence CGGATTACTTCTTTTCTTCGCCGAACAAAAATTTGGCGAAACTTCAAATCTTTTTCTGAACTTTATCTTACCCTCCCACAGTATTTTGAAGAAGATTTTTGGAACCAATGTCTGTCGGAATGTATCCAATGGGAAAAATCAAAAGATATTCATTGGAAACTCGTTAGTTTTTATGACCCTGAATATCCAAAAAATTTAAAGGAAATCTACGATCCTCCTTTTGTTTTTGTTTGTTTGGGAAATGTTCAATTATTGCAGTCTTCTCTTGTGGCCATTGTTGGAACAAGGAAGTCTTCGCCAGTTTCCCTTTCTGCCACAAGGAAACTCGTGGAATTACTTTCGATAAACAAAGATTTGGCGGTTGTTTCGGGTATGGCTCTTGGGATCGACCGGCAGGCTTTTTTTTCTGCTTTGGATTTAAATGTTCCTGTGATTGGAGTTCTCGGAACTACTTTGGGAATGGAATACCCACCGGGAAACCGGGATCTTTACAAACGTATCAAAGAAGATCCAAACCAGCTTCTGATTACCGAATTTTTACTCAAAACAGAACCTGCGAAATGGACATTTCCCAAACGGAACCGTGTTATCTCTGGTCTTTCGGACAAAGTGTACATTATGGAATCAGGCAGAAAATCAGGAACCATTTCTACGGCCTATAGTGCGATGGAACAAAACCGTGAGATCTTTGTTTTTGATCATCCGAAACAATTTGATAACGAAGGAGGAAAGTTACTCATAAGACAAGGTGCGCAAAGGTTATTTTCGGAAATGAAAATCCCAAAAGAAAAAATGATTTTGGAAAGTAAGGAGATGAGTTATGAAGAATGGAAAAACAAACGCACCATCCCTTCTGGAATTCGAAGAGATGGTGAATGGGATTTAGACCTTACCCTTTAA
- a CDS encoding calcium/sodium antiporter → MDAFLTATFQTLPLPVLLLVIIGSILVLGKAADVLVDEAVSLSTRWGVPKMIIGATIVSLGTTLPEVSVSVLSALEGNPGIALGNAVGSIICDTGLILGIAILISPPDIDKRLVNRQGWIQVLAGFLLVFAALPWTNLTSVFSTGGRIDQGTGFVFLILLAVYIYLSIRWSRSKPGEVEAGIDATTEYDESPFWIVLLKLVVAITLVILSSKVLIPSVQETAVRLSIPDSIIGATLVAFGTSLPELVTAIQASRRGHSELAVGNIIGADILNVLFVSGAAAAVTKNGLEAPVSFFTFYFPSMLIVLVLFRLGIVFSKDKIKRPFGVFLLFIYVLATVAGFVFKG, encoded by the coding sequence ATGGATGCATTTCTTACTGCAACTTTTCAAACCCTTCCTTTGCCAGTTCTTTTACTCGTCATCATTGGCTCCATCCTTGTTTTAGGAAAAGCCGCTGACGTACTTGTCGATGAGGCAGTTTCTCTCTCAACAAGATGGGGAGTTCCCAAAATGATCATTGGGGCCACCATCGTGAGTTTGGGAACCACCCTTCCAGAAGTTTCCGTATCGGTTCTTTCCGCTTTGGAAGGAAATCCAGGAATTGCACTTGGGAATGCCGTTGGTTCCATCATTTGCGATACAGGATTAATTTTAGGAATCGCCATCCTCATTTCCCCACCTGACATTGACAAACGACTTGTCAATCGCCAAGGTTGGATCCAAGTCCTCGCCGGATTTTTACTTGTGTTTGCGGCCCTACCTTGGACAAACCTAACATCCGTTTTTTCTACTGGTGGACGAATTGACCAAGGAACCGGATTTGTATTTTTAATCCTACTTGCTGTTTATATTTATTTAAGCATTCGTTGGTCTCGATCCAAACCAGGGGAAGTCGAAGCAGGAATTGATGCCACAACCGAGTATGATGAATCTCCTTTTTGGATTGTTTTATTAAAACTAGTAGTTGCCATTACCTTGGTCATTTTATCTTCCAAGGTTCTCATCCCGTCTGTCCAAGAAACAGCCGTTCGCCTGTCCATTCCTGACTCCATCATTGGAGCCACACTCGTGGCATTTGGAACTTCCCTTCCAGAACTAGTGACTGCCATCCAAGCCTCTCGTCGTGGGCATTCTGAACTTGCGGTGGGTAATATCATTGGAGCGGATATTTTGAATGTTCTCTTTGTTTCCGGGGCCGCTGCAGCTGTGACAAAAAACGGACTCGAAGCTCCCGTAAGTTTTTTTACCTTCTACTTTCCTTCTATGCTCATCGTTCTTGTGTTATTTCGTTTAGGGATTGTTTTCTCTAAAGACAAAATCAAACGACCGTTTGGTGTATTTTTACTTTTTATTTATGTCCTAGCCACTGTAGCAGGATTTGTGTTTAAAGGGTAA